Below is a genomic region from Streptomyces sp. NBC_00461.
ACCGCCGTGCAGCGCGAGACACCGGACGCGCTGCTTGGCCGTACGGCCGCCACGGCCAACACGCTGATGTTCACGCCCAACGTGATCGGGCTGGCCCTGGGAGCCCTACTGGTCGAACTGGCCGACTACCGGCTGCTGTTGCTGATCCTGGGAGCGGGACTGCTGGCTACGGCGGCCTTGCTGTTTCACAGCCCGGCGAGCGCCGACCGCACCGCCTCCAGGTCCCCGTCCGACGCCAACCCGGCGTGATACAGCCGCAGTTCCGTGGCCCCGCGGCCCCGGGCCTCGGCCGCGTCCGCGGCCAGGGTGTCCGGGCTGCCGCCCATCCCCGAGACCACGGGGAGGTTGGCGGCGATGACGGCCTCTTCCCGGCCCTGTTCGGCGAAGGGACTCAACGGGCCCGTACCGTCGGCGCACGGCACGACGACGCCGTCCGCGACGGACAGGATGTGCTCGGGGTCGACGCCCGGGTTGGCGCCGACGTGATAGGTCACCGGGTCGGCGTGCAGCAGCACCTGGAAGCCCTCGGGCGCCGCGTCGCGCACCGCACGGACCGCCGTCTCCTGGAGGGTGCGGGCGACCGGGTCGCGCCACGCGCGCGTGGCGGCCGCCTTCTCCTCGCCGAGCAGCTTCTCGACCCCGGCCCAGTCCCCGCCGTCGGGTGCGCCCCGCCACAGCGGTTCAAGCGCCTCGCGCACGGCGGCCGCCAACTCGTCGGCGTCCAGGCCCTGTTCGCCGTAGCCCTCCCGGCAGGCGGGGCAGAAGCAGAGCGCCATCAGATACATCCCGGCGTCCCCGAGCGGCACCCCGCCGGTCTTGTCGTGGGCGTGCAGATGCTGGAGCCCGTACCAGCCGAGTGACTCCAGTTCAGTGCCGCGGACCCCCGGTCGTACGGCTGCCTCGGCGGCCAGGTCGACGAGGTAAGCGCGCGTGGCGGGCTGGGCGATGCACGGGGCCCAGGGGTAGCGGTCGCCGTAGGCGTTGACGACGGAGGTGTCCGGATGCTCGGCGCCCAGGCGGGAGTTGTGCGCGAGCACGACCCACGTGTGCACCTCAAGACCGGCGTCCGCGAGCGCCGTCGCGGCCTCGCCGAAGGCGTCCCCGTGCGCCCAGTCGCCGGCCGGGTACGGCCGCAGCGCACGCCCGTCCCAGCGGCCGTCGGTCGGATACAGCACCGCGGCGTGCTCGGCCGTGACGATGCGGCGGCGCGGGTGGCGGGGCGTCAACGCGCGCGTGGAGTGGTAGGCGGCGGCGAGGGTCACCTGCCGCACGCCGAGCCCGGCGATGCGCGCGGCGGCCTCGGGGTCCCCGTTGACGTCCCAGGGGTAGACGAAAGCCGACGCCTTCACTTGCCTTCCTCCAGCAGCTCGTATCCGCGGTCGATCAGCTCGGCGAGCTGTTTCACATGATCCTCGGTGGGTTCGTGCAGGGGCGGCCGGACCTCCCCCACGTCCAGGCCGCGCAGCCGTACACCGGCCTTGACCAGGGCGACGGCGTAGCCGCGCCCCTGCGCGCGCAGCTCGACGAACGGGCGGTAGAAGCCGTCGAGGAGGCGGTGCGCGAGGGCGTCGTCGCCGGTCCGGAGGGCCTGGTGGAAGGCGAGGGCGATCTCGGGGACGAAGCAGAAGACCGCGGAGGAGTAGAGCGTGATGCCGATGCCGCGGTAGGCGAGCTGGGTCTGTTCGGCGGTCGGCAGGCCGTTGAAGTAGAGGAAGTCGCCGGGGGCCTCGGTGCGTACGGCGCTGACGACGCGCTGCATGAGGTCGAGGTCGCCGAGGCCGTCCTTGAAGCCGATGATCCCGTCGGTGCGGGCCAGCTCCACGACACTCTCCGGAGTGAACACGGCGTTGTCGCGCTGGTAGACGATGACGGGCAGACCGGTCGCCGCGGCCACCTCCCGGTAGTGCCGCAGCAGCCCCTCCTGTCCGGCGGTCACGAGGTACGGCGGCATGGCGAGCAGGCCGTCCGCACCGGCGGCCTCGGCGAGGCGGGCGTAGCGCACGGCGAGCGCGGTGCCGTATCCGGCACCGGCGACGACCGGCACGCGTCCGGCCGTCTCCTCGACGGCCGCCCGCACGCAGGTCTCGAACTCCTCCGGCGTGAGCGCGTGGAACTCACCGGTGCCACAGCACGCGAAGACCGCGGCCGCCCCGGCCTCGACCCCGCGGCGCACATGCGCGCGGTACACGTCGAGGTCGACCGAGCCGCCGGGACCGTAGGCGGTGACCGGGAAGAACAGCGGCCCGCTGGGCATACTGAGTCGCGCGGCGAGGGGGGCTGGCGTCACGGGCGCTCCCGGTTCCATGTTTATGATCGGCGTCTATATTTCTGAACGTCTACACGCTAAGCCGCCCCTTCAGGGCCGGTCAAGCGCGCCAACCCGCATCACACCAGCTGATTTCCGCCGCCTGCGCGCCGCCTGCGGGATACTTGACGGGCCCGGCTCCGGCTCCCTAGCGTGTCCATGGATGTGAATAGCGTGCACGCATACAGCCGCTCAACCGAAGGAGAAGCGCGGATGCCAGCCCCACGCACCGTTCTGCTCACCGGCGCCGCCGGCGGGCTCGGCACCCTGATGCGGAACCTGCTCCCGGCCTTCGGCTACGAGCTGCGCCTCCTCGACGTGCGCCCGATCGAGGGCGACCCGGACGCCGTCACCGCGGATCTCGCCGACAGGAAGGCCCTGCGCGAGGCCGTACGGGGCGTCGACGCGATCATCCACCTCGCCGGCATCTCCCTGGAAGCACCCTTCGAGAAGATCCTCGCGGCGAACATCGAGGGCACGTACAACCTGTACGAGGCCGCGCGCGAGGAAGGCGTCGGACGTATCGTCTTCGCCTCCTCCAACCACGCGGTCGGCTTCACCCCGCACCCATGGGGCGACACACCTCTTGATTCAAGCGTGCTGATCCCCATCGACACCCCGCGTCGCCCGGACACCTTCTACGGCCTGTCCAAGTCCTTCGGCGAGGACCTCGCCCAGCTCTACTGGGACAAGTACGGCCTGGAGACGGTGTCGGTACGCATCGGCTCCTGTTTCCCCGAGCCCACCAGCGTGCGCATGCTGTCGATCTGGATGAGCCCGCCGGACGGCGCCCGCCTCTTCCACGCGGCCCTGACCGCAGAGAGTGTCGGCCACACCGTCGTCTACGGCTCCTCCGCCAACACCCGCCTGTGGTGGGACCTGTCGACGGCACGGGCGCTGGGCTACGAGCCGCTGGACGACTCCGAGCCGTACGCGCAGAAGCTGATCGCCGAGCAGGGCGAGCTGGACCCGGAGAACATCGGGCACGCCTACCTGGGCGGCGCCTTCGTGAACGACCCGCCGATCTGGCCGTACTGACGTCCCTCACCGAGGCCGCCGAGCGGCCCGAAACGATCGTTCGCGACGGCGGGCGGGCACCGAACGGGCCCGCCCGCCGTCGCATTCGGGCACCACACCTGCCCGATCTCACGCCCTCGCTCACAGTCACGCAGGTCCGAGGCGGGCACTCCGCCCGGCAAACGGACCCATACGGGCAGCATCGGACCTGCAACAGGCCTGGTCAGTGACGCACGCCGGGGGTAGAACTTCCCCCGTGGGCCTCACCGGGCCCGAACGGGCAGTGGGCAAGGAAGCGGGTGCGGCGATGACGGCGAACACTGCGAAGTCGGCAGAGGAACGCCAGCGGGAGATCGTGCGCGCCGCGCGCACCACCGGCTCCGTCGACGTCACCGCGCTCGCCGCCGAACTGGGCGTGGCCAAGGAGACCGTACGGCGGGATCTGCGCGCCCTGGAGGACCACGGCCTGGTCCGCCGCACCCACGGCGGCGCCTACCCCGTGGAGAGCGCCGGCTTCGAGACGACGCTCGAATTCCGCGCCACCAGCCACGTACCCGAGAAGCGCAGGATCGCGGCCGCCGCGGCCGAGCTGATCGGGGACGCCGAGACGGTCTTCGTCGACGAGGGCTTCACCCCGCAGCTCATCGCCGAGGCGCTCCCCAGGGACCGGCCGCTGACCGTGGTCACCGCGTCCCTGCCGGTCGCGGGCTCGCTCGCCGACGCCGACGGCGTCTCCGTACTGCTCCTCGGCGGCCGGGTACGCCCCGGCACCCTCGCCACCGTCGACCACTGGACGACGAAGATGCTGGCCGGCTTCGTCATCGACCTCGCCTACATCGGCGCCAACGGCATCTCCCGCGAGCACGGCCTGACCACCCCCGACCCCGCGGTCAGCGAGGTCAAGGCACAGGCCATCCGTGCGGCGCGCCGCACGGTGTTCGCGGGCGTGCACACCAAGTTCGGAGCGGTCAGCTTCTGCCGCTTCGCGGAGATCGGCGCGCTGGAGACGATCGTCACGAGCACGCTGCTCCCCTCGGCCGAGGCCCACCGCTACTCCTTGCTGGGACCACAGGTCATCAGGGTCTGACCTGTCCAACCGGTCCACCCAGCTGTCACCCAAGGCATTCCCACACCCAAGAACGCCCCTTATATCCACCTATGTCCAGGAGCGATTCATGCGCACCCAGAGCCGACGACGGCCACCGCGAGCCACGCTCGCCATGGCCGCCGCAGGGACGCTGCTCGCCCCGCTGCTCTCCGGCTGTTGGGTCGGGGCGGGCGGGTCCGGTTCCGGCGGCAACTCCATCAACGTCCTGATGGTCAACAACCCGCAGATGGTGGAGCTGCAGAAGCTCACCAAGGCGCACTTCACCAAGGAGACCGGTATCAGGGTGAACTTCACCGTGCTGCCGGAGAACGACGTCCGCGACAAGATCAGCCAGGACTTCGCCAACCAGGCGGGCCAGTACGACGTGGCGACGCTCAGCAACTACGAGATACCGATCTACGCCAAGAACGGCTGGCTGCACGAGATGAACTCGTACGTGGCCAAGGACCCGGCGTACGACGAGCAGGACGTCCTCAAGCCGATGCGGCAGTCCCTGACCGCCGACGACGGCAAGCTCTACGGCCAGCCCTTCTACGGCGAGTCGTCCTTCCTGATGTACCGCAAGGACATCCTCGCCGAGAAGGGCCTGACGATGCCGGCCCGCCCCACCTGGGACCAGGTGGCGAAGATCGCCGCCGAGGTCGACGGGGCGAAGTCCGGGATGCGCGGCATCTGTCTGCGCGGTCTGCCCGGCTGGGGGGAGCTGATGGCCCCGCTGACCACCGTGGTGAACACCTTCGGCGGCACCTGGTTCGACAAGAACTGGACGGCGCACCTCGACTCCCCCGAGTTCGAGAGGGCGACGAGGTTCTACGTGGACCTGGTGCGAAAGCACGGTGAGTCGGGTGCCGCCCAGTCCGGCTTCGCCGAGTGCCTGAACAACATGACCCAGAGCAAGGTCGCCATGTGGTACGACGCCACGTCCGCGGCCGGATCCCTGGAGGCCAAGGGCTCCCCCGTCAAGGGCAAGCTCGGCTACGCCCCCGCCCCGGTCGAGAAGACGGACTCCTCCGGCTGGCTCTACACCTGGGCCTGGGGCATGCAGAAGGCGTCCCACAACTCCGACAAGGCCTGGAAGTTCGTGTCCTGGGCGTCCAGCAAGCAGTACGAGCAACTGGTCGGCGACACCAGCGGCTGGTCCAACGTGCCCGCCGGCAAGCGCGCCTCGACCTACACGAACGCGGACTACCGCAAGGAGGCCGGCGCCTTCCAGGAGATGACCAAGGAGGCCATCGAGGGCGCCAGGCCCAACGACCCGGGGGTGCAGCCGCGCCCCGCGCCCGGCATCCAGTTCGTCGGCATCCCCGAGTTCACCGATCTCGGCACCAAGGTCTCCCAGGAGATCAGCGCGGCCATCGCCGGACGCCAGTCCGTCGACTCGGCCCTGAAGAAGTCCCAGCAGCTCGCCGAGAAGATCTCGAAGGAGTACGAGGGACGATGAGCGCGACGACGACCGCCCCGATAGCGGCAACTCCCGTACGCACGACCCGCCGGCCCTCCGCCCGGCTGCGCGCCTGGTCCACCCGGGCCCCGCTGCTGCCCGCCCTGGTCTTCATGATCGCGGTGACCCAGCTGCCGTTCGTGGCCACCCTGGTGATCTCGTTCTTCGACTGGAACGCCCTCTATCCAAAGGCACGCCACTTCACCGGCTTCGACAACTACCAGGAGGTTCTCACCGACGCGGACCTGCGCCACTCGGTGTGGACGACGGTCCTGCTGACGGCGACGGTGGTCCTGGTCAGCCTGGTCCTGGGCATGGCACTCGCGCTCCTTCTGGACCGCAGGTTCAAGGGCCGCGGCGTGGTCCGTACGCTCCTGATCGCGCCCTTCCTGGTGGTCCCCGTAGCAGCGGCCCTCCTCTGGAAGCATGTGCTCTACAACCCCGAATACGGCCTCCTCAATGGGTTGTTGCACTATGTGGGCGGCCCCCAGCCGGACTGGATCTCCAACACCCCGCTGCTCGCGGTGGAGGCATCCCTGATCTGGCAGTGGACGCCGTTCATGATGCTGATCCTGCTGGCCGGCCTGCAGAGCCGCGACAACGAGCAGTTGGAGGCCGCGCGGGTCGACGGCGCGAACGACTGGCAGATCTTCCGCCATCTGACGCTTCCGCACCTGCGCCGCTACCTCGAACTGGGCGCGCTGCTCGGCTCGATCTACATCGTCCAGAACTTCGACGCGGTCTTCACGATCACGTCCGGCGGCCTGGGCACCGCCAACCTGCCCTACACCGTCTACCAGAGCTTCTACCAGGCCCACGAGAACGGCCTCGCCTCGGCCGCGGGCGTCCTGGTCGTCATCGGCTCGATCATCATCGCGACCTTCGCCCTGCGCGTCGTGTCGTCCCTCTTCCGCGAGGAGGTGTCCCGCGCATGAGCACGGTCGCCGCATCACCCCGCTCAACCTCCCCCCGCCGCAAGGGAGTCGGCCTGGGCCTGGTGGCCTGGCTGCTCGGGATCGTCTTCTTCCTGCCCATCGCGTGGATGGCGCTCACGTCCTTCCACTCGGAGTCGGACGCGGCGACCAACCCGCCGTCCTTCGGGGCCGCCCTGACCCTGGACGGCTACCGCGAGTTCTTCGGTACGGGCGGCGGCGCGAGTCCCTGGCCGGCACTGGTCAACTCCGTTGTGGCGTCGGTGGGTTCGACGGTCCTGGTCCTGCTGCTGGCCCTCCCGGCGGCGTACGCCCTCTCGATCCGCCCGGTGAAGAAGTGGACGGACGTCCTGTTCTTCTTCCTGTCGACGAAGATGCTCCCCGTGGTGGCCGGCCTGCTGCCGATCTACCTGTTCGCCAAGAACACGGACATGCTGGACAACATCTGGCTGCTGGTCATCCTCTACACCTCCATGAACCTGCCGATCGCGGTGTGGATGATGCAGTCGTTCCTCGCCGAGGTCCCGGTGGCCGTGATCGAGGCGGCGCAGATCGACGGCGCCCGGCTGCCGACGATCCTCGCGCGCGTGGTCGCCCCGATCGCCCTGCCCGGCATCGCCGCGACAGCTCTGATCTGCTTCATCTTCAGCTGGAACGAACTGCTCTTCGCCCGGGTCCTCACCGGGGTCGTGGCCGAGACCGCCCCGGTCTTCCTGACCGGCTTCATCACCAGCCAGGGCCTGTTCCTGGCGAAGGTGTGCGCCGCGTCGCTCGTCGTCTCCCTGCCGGTGCTCGCCGCGGGGTTCGCCGCCCAGGACAAGCTCGTCCAGGGCCTGTCGCTTGGAGCCGTGAAATGAAGGCCGCCGTCATCGAGTCCGTGGGCCGTGCCGTCGTCACCGAGGTCCCCGACCCGACGCCCGGTCCCCGCGAGGTCGTCGTCGAGGTCGCCGCCTGCGGGCTGTGCGGCACCGACCTGCACATCCTCCAGGGCGAGTTCGCACCGAAGCTGCCGATCGTGCCGGGGCACGAGTTCGCGGGCCAGGTGGTCGGGGTCGGCACCCAGGTGACGGAGATCGCGGTCGGCGACCGGGTGGCGGTGGACCCGTCCCTCTACTGCTACGAGTGCCGCCACTGCCGTACGGGCCACAACAACCTGTGCGAGCGGTGGGCCGCGATCGGTGTCACGACGGCCGGAGGCGCGGCGCAGTTC
It encodes:
- a CDS encoding 5-dehydro-4-deoxyglucarate dehydratase, which gives rise to MTPAPLAARLSMPSGPLFFPVTAYGPGGSVDLDVYRAHVRRGVEAGAAAVFACCGTGEFHALTPEEFETCVRAAVEETAGRVPVVAGAGYGTALAVRYARLAEAAGADGLLAMPPYLVTAGQEGLLRHYREVAAATGLPVIVYQRDNAVFTPESVVELARTDGIIGFKDGLGDLDLMQRVVSAVRTEAPGDFLYFNGLPTAEQTQLAYRGIGITLYSSAVFCFVPEIALAFHQALRTGDDALAHRLLDGFYRPFVELRAQGRGYAVALVKAGVRLRGLDVGEVRPPLHEPTEDHVKQLAELIDRGYELLEEGK
- a CDS encoding NAD-dependent epimerase/dehydratase family protein, coding for MPAPRTVLLTGAAGGLGTLMRNLLPAFGYELRLLDVRPIEGDPDAVTADLADRKALREAVRGVDAIIHLAGISLEAPFEKILAANIEGTYNLYEAAREEGVGRIVFASSNHAVGFTPHPWGDTPLDSSVLIPIDTPRRPDTFYGLSKSFGEDLAQLYWDKYGLETVSVRIGSCFPEPTSVRMLSIWMSPPDGARLFHAALTAESVGHTVVYGSSANTRLWWDLSTARALGYEPLDDSEPYAQKLIAEQGELDPENIGHAYLGGAFVNDPPIWPY
- a CDS encoding DeoR/GlpR family DNA-binding transcription regulator encodes the protein MTANTAKSAEERQREIVRAARTTGSVDVTALAAELGVAKETVRRDLRALEDHGLVRRTHGGAYPVESAGFETTLEFRATSHVPEKRRIAAAAAELIGDAETVFVDEGFTPQLIAEALPRDRPLTVVTASLPVAGSLADADGVSVLLLGGRVRPGTLATVDHWTTKMLAGFVIDLAYIGANGISREHGLTTPDPAVSEVKAQAIRAARRTVFAGVHTKFGAVSFCRFAEIGALETIVTSTLLPSAEAHRYSLLGPQVIRV
- a CDS encoding ABC transporter substrate-binding protein, which encodes MRTQSRRRPPRATLAMAAAGTLLAPLLSGCWVGAGGSGSGGNSINVLMVNNPQMVELQKLTKAHFTKETGIRVNFTVLPENDVRDKISQDFANQAGQYDVATLSNYEIPIYAKNGWLHEMNSYVAKDPAYDEQDVLKPMRQSLTADDGKLYGQPFYGESSFLMYRKDILAEKGLTMPARPTWDQVAKIAAEVDGAKSGMRGICLRGLPGWGELMAPLTTVVNTFGGTWFDKNWTAHLDSPEFERATRFYVDLVRKHGESGAAQSGFAECLNNMTQSKVAMWYDATSAAGSLEAKGSPVKGKLGYAPAPVEKTDSSGWLYTWAWGMQKASHNSDKAWKFVSWASSKQYEQLVGDTSGWSNVPAGKRASTYTNADYRKEAGAFQEMTKEAIEGARPNDPGVQPRPAPGIQFVGIPEFTDLGTKVSQEISAAIAGRQSVDSALKKSQQLAEKISKEYEGR
- a CDS encoding carbohydrate ABC transporter permease; its protein translation is MSATTTAPIAATPVRTTRRPSARLRAWSTRAPLLPALVFMIAVTQLPFVATLVISFFDWNALYPKARHFTGFDNYQEVLTDADLRHSVWTTVLLTATVVLVSLVLGMALALLLDRRFKGRGVVRTLLIAPFLVVPVAAALLWKHVLYNPEYGLLNGLLHYVGGPQPDWISNTPLLAVEASLIWQWTPFMMLILLAGLQSRDNEQLEAARVDGANDWQIFRHLTLPHLRRYLELGALLGSIYIVQNFDAVFTITSGGLGTANLPYTVYQSFYQAHENGLASAAGVLVVIGSIIIATFALRVVSSLFREEVSRA
- a CDS encoding carbohydrate ABC transporter permease; amino-acid sequence: MSTVAASPRSTSPRRKGVGLGLVAWLLGIVFFLPIAWMALTSFHSESDAATNPPSFGAALTLDGYREFFGTGGGASPWPALVNSVVASVGSTVLVLLLALPAAYALSIRPVKKWTDVLFFFLSTKMLPVVAGLLPIYLFAKNTDMLDNIWLLVILYTSMNLPIAVWMMQSFLAEVPVAVIEAAQIDGARLPTILARVVAPIALPGIAATALICFIFSWNELLFARVLTGVVAETAPVFLTGFITSQGLFLAKVCAASLVVSLPVLAAGFAAQDKLVQGLSLGAVK